A DNA window from Equus przewalskii isolate Varuska chromosome 12, EquPr2, whole genome shotgun sequence contains the following coding sequences:
- the SPSB3 gene encoding SPRY domain-containing SOCS box protein 3 produces the protein MARRPRSSRAWHFVLSAARRDTDARPMALAGTASWGYDSDGQHSDSDSDPEYSSLPPSIPSAVPVTGESFCDCDSQSEASFCSSLHAAHRGKDCRCGEEDEYFDWVWDDLNKSSATLLSCDNRKVNFHMEYSCGTAAIRGTKELGEGQHFWEIKMTSPVYGTDMMVGIGTSDVDLDKYHHTFCSLLGRDEDSWGLSYTGLLHHKGDKTSFSSRFGQGSIIGVHLDTWHGTLTFFKNRKCIGVAATKLQNKKFYPMVCSTAAKSSMKVIRSCASITSLQYLCCYRLRQLRPDSGDTLEGLPLPPGLKQVLHHKLGWVLSMSCGRRKSPAPSPKASAGPSSPETRRCQRKRCRRT, from the exons ATGGCCAGGCGCCCCCGGAGCAGCAGAGCGTGGCATTTTGTGCTGAGTGCAGCGCGCCGAGACACAGACGCGCGGCCCATGGCTCTGGCCGGGACCGCCAGCTGGGGCTACGACTCTGATGGGCAG CACAGTGACTCAGACTCAGACCCCGAGTACTCATCCCTGCCGCCGTCCATCCCCAGCGCGGTGCCCGTCACTGGGGAGTCCTTCTGCGACTGTGACAGTCAGAGTGAGGCCTCCTTCTGCAGCAGCCTGCACGCAGCGCACCGGGGCAAGGACTGCCGCTGCGGGGAGGAGGATGAGT ATTTCGACTGGGTCTGGGACGACCTGAATAAGTCCTCGGCCACTCTGCTGAGCTGCGACAATCGGAAGGTCAATTTCCACATGGAGTACAGCTGTGGCACGGCGGCCATCCGGGGCAccaaggagctgggggagggccAGCACTTCTGGGAGATCAAGATGACCTCACCCGTCTACGGCACCGACATG ATGGTGGGCATTGGGACGTCAGACGTGGACCTGGACAAGTACCACCACACGTTCTGCAGCCTGCTCGGCAGGGACGAGGACAGCTGGGGCCTCTCCTACACGG GCCTCCTCCACCACAAGGGCGACAAGACGAGCTTCTCCTCAAGGTTCGGCCAGGGCTCCATCATCGGGGTGCACCTGGACACCTGGCATGGCACGCTGACCTTCTTCAAGAACAGGAAGTGCATAG GGGTGGCGGCCACCAAGCTGCAGAATAAGAAGTTCTACCCGATGGTGTGCTCGACGGCGGCCAAGAGCAGCATGAAGGTGATCCGCTCGTGCGCCAGCATCACCTCCCTGCAGTACCTGTGCTGCTACCGCCTGCGCCAGCTGCGGCCCGACTCGGGGGACACGCTCGAGGGCCTGCCGCTGCCACCTGGCCTCAAGCAGGTGCTGCACCACAAGCTGGGCTGGGTCCTGAGCATGAGCTGTGGCCGCCGCAAGTCCCCGGCACCGTCGCCCAAGGCCTCGGCCGGTCCCAGCAGCCCTGAGACCCGGCGCTGCCAGAGGAAGCGCTGTCGACGGACCTAA